In Synechococcus sp. RS9909, one genomic interval encodes:
- a CDS encoding L-threonylcarbamoyladenylate synthase: MTAASPLATDSNALLHQLRMGGAAMLPTDTLPALASLPEHARQIWQLKRRPLRKPLILMGAEPESLLAHVAPEVRGEAAALASAHWPGALTLVLPASGPTVQHLHPGAATLGLRIPDCAPTRHLLSLSGPLATTSINRSGEPAAQSAREATQCFPSLPLLGPLPWPEPSGQASTVLAWLGPGRWQLLRQGAVMPKGLLLQPPCSG; encoded by the coding sequence ATGACAGCCGCTTCGCCCCTCGCCACCGACTCCAACGCTCTGCTCCACCAGCTGCGGATGGGAGGGGCTGCCATGCTCCCCACCGACACCCTGCCGGCTCTGGCGTCTCTGCCGGAGCATGCCCGGCAGATTTGGCAGCTCAAGCGACGCCCCCTCCGCAAGCCCCTCATCCTGATGGGGGCCGAACCCGAGAGCCTGCTGGCCCATGTGGCGCCCGAGGTGCGTGGGGAGGCGGCCGCCTTGGCTTCGGCCCACTGGCCCGGGGCGCTCACGCTGGTGTTGCCCGCCTCCGGCCCGACCGTTCAGCACCTCCACCCGGGGGCGGCCACCCTGGGGCTGCGCATTCCCGATTGTGCGCCCACCCGGCACCTGTTGAGCCTCAGTGGTCCTCTGGCGACCACCAGCATCAACCGCTCCGGCGAGCCGGCAGCTCAGTCAGCCCGGGAAGCGACGCAGTGTTTTCCTTCGCTCCCCCTGCTGGGCCCCTTGCCCTGGCCGGAGCCATCTGGCCAGGCCAGCACGGTCCTGGCCTGGCTTGGGCCGGGCCGGTGGCAGTTGCTGCGCCAAGGCGCTGTGATGCCGAAAGGTCTGCTGCTTCAGCCTCCATGCTCTGGTTGA
- the petB gene encoding cytochrome b6, whose amino-acid sequence MANSSPVYDWFQERLEIQDIADDISSKYVPPHVNIFYCLGGITLVCFLIQFATGFAMTFYYKPTVAEAYTSVQYLMTDVSFGWLIRSVHRWSASMMVLMLILHVFRVYLTGGFKRPRELTWVTGVTMAVITVSFGVTGYSLPWDQVGYWAVKIVSGVPAAIPVVGDFMVELLRGGESVGQSTLTRFYSLHTFVMPWLLAVFMLMHFLMIRKQGISGPL is encoded by the coding sequence ATGGCGAACTCCTCACCCGTCTACGACTGGTTCCAGGAACGTCTTGAAATCCAAGACATCGCTGATGACATCAGCAGCAAGTACGTACCTCCCCACGTCAACATCTTCTATTGCCTGGGCGGCATCACCCTGGTGTGCTTCCTGATCCAGTTTGCGACTGGATTTGCGATGACCTTCTATTACAAGCCCACGGTGGCTGAGGCTTACACCTCGGTTCAGTATCTGATGACCGACGTCAGCTTCGGTTGGCTGATCCGCTCCGTGCACCGCTGGAGCGCCTCCATGATGGTGCTGATGCTGATCCTCCACGTCTTCCGCGTGTATCTCACCGGTGGTTTCAAGCGTCCCCGCGAACTCACCTGGGTGACGGGCGTCACCATGGCCGTGATCACGGTGTCGTTCGGTGTGACCGGGTATTCCCTCCCTTGGGATCAGGTGGGTTACTGGGCCGTGAAGATTGTGTCGGGTGTGCCTGCTGCCATTCCTGTGGTGGGTGACTTCATGGTGGAACTGTTGCGTGGTGGCGAGAGTGTGGGTCAATCCACGCTGACGCGCTTCTACAGCCTGCACACTTTCGTGATGCCGTGGCTTCTGGCCGTGTTCATGCTCATGCACTTCCTGATGATTCGGAAGCAGGGCATCTCAGGTCCCTTGTGA
- a CDS encoding response regulator transcription factor encodes MPSHRLTPTEQTILNLLSQGLSNRAIASRQVVSVRTVESHISHALEKTGCRSRLELVLWRLGRSQDAGTEPTVTLPLSPA; translated from the coding sequence TTGCCATCCCATCGCCTCACCCCCACCGAACAGACCATCCTCAATCTGCTCAGCCAAGGGCTCAGCAACCGGGCCATCGCTTCACGTCAGGTGGTGAGCGTCCGCACGGTGGAGTCTCACATCAGCCATGCGCTGGAGAAAACAGGCTGTCGCTCCCGGCTGGAATTGGTGCTCTGGCGGCTCGGCCGGAGCCAGGACGCGGGCACTGAACCGACCGTTACACTGCCGCTATCGCCGGCTTAG
- the ctpZ gene encoding carboxyl-terminal processing protease CtpZ, which produces MKPMLPTVNRWANPLRHLAFGLIGLLLTSLMAAQPALALNDAQQLVVESWKLVNQSYVDPARFDQIHWRRLRQKALEGSIQTSDEAYNAIDAMLAPIGDPYTRLLRPTDYDAMKASNEGSLSGVGLQLGHRREDERVVVIAPLEGSPAADAGITSGTLVCAVNGESTDSLGLEATAARLRGDVGTQVVLRLQTPTGAEQEVTLERRHVDLRTVRTRRLRSDTHTLGYLRITQFSEGVPDQVREALQELADKGIEGLVLDLRNNSGGLVSAGLSVADAFLSNQPIVETRNRDGIADPIQAGTGSLYDGPMVTLVNGGTASASEILAGALQDDGRSPLLGGRTFGKGLIQTLTHLSDGSGLAVTVAGYVTPSGRDIQGQGIEPERLLDQPEPLNPGGDGDRWLLDAERFMESLLDRETTTQSLSEAPADPDAELAALEAG; this is translated from the coding sequence ATGAAGCCGATGTTGCCGACTGTTAACCGCTGGGCCAACCCCTTGCGGCATCTGGCTTTTGGTCTGATTGGCCTGCTGCTGACCAGCCTGATGGCCGCCCAACCGGCCCTGGCGCTCAACGACGCCCAGCAGCTGGTGGTGGAGAGCTGGAAGCTGGTGAACCAGAGCTATGTCGACCCGGCCCGCTTCGATCAGATCCATTGGCGCCGGCTGCGCCAGAAGGCCCTGGAGGGATCGATTCAAACCAGCGACGAGGCCTACAACGCCATCGACGCGATGCTGGCTCCGATCGGGGACCCTTACACGCGCTTGCTGCGACCGACCGACTACGACGCCATGAAGGCGAGCAACGAAGGCAGTCTCAGTGGCGTGGGTCTGCAATTGGGCCACCGACGGGAGGATGAACGCGTCGTGGTCATCGCCCCTCTGGAGGGGTCACCCGCCGCCGATGCCGGGATCACCAGCGGCACCCTCGTGTGTGCCGTGAACGGCGAATCCACCGACAGCCTCGGCCTGGAGGCCACCGCCGCCCGCTTACGCGGTGACGTTGGGACCCAGGTGGTGCTTCGGCTCCAGACTCCCACCGGTGCGGAGCAGGAGGTGACCCTGGAGCGACGCCATGTGGATCTTCGCACCGTGCGCACCCGCCGTCTGCGCAGCGACACTCACACCCTCGGGTATCTGCGCATCACCCAATTCAGCGAGGGGGTGCCCGATCAGGTGCGCGAAGCGCTGCAAGAACTCGCGGATAAGGGAATCGAGGGGTTGGTACTGGATCTGCGCAACAACTCCGGTGGCCTGGTGAGTGCGGGCTTGAGCGTGGCCGATGCCTTCCTGAGCAACCAGCCGATCGTGGAGACCCGCAATCGGGATGGAATCGCGGACCCGATCCAGGCAGGAACGGGAAGCCTGTACGACGGCCCCATGGTGACCCTGGTGAACGGGGGCACAGCCAGCGCCAGTGAAATTCTGGCGGGAGCGCTTCAGGACGATGGACGGTCACCACTGCTCGGCGGCCGCACCTTCGGCAAGGGCCTGATCCAGACGCTCACCCATCTCAGTGACGGCAGCGGCCTGGCGGTGACCGTGGCGGGTTATGTGACCCCGAGTGGGCGCGACATCCAGGGGCAGGGGATCGAACCCGAGCGGCTTCTCGATCAACCGGAACCGCTCAATCCAGGCGGAGATGGCGACCGCTGGCTGCTCGACGCCGAACGGTTCATGGAATCGCTGCTGGATCGGGAGACCACGACCCAATCCCTCAGCGAAGCTCCGGCTGATCCGGATGCAGAGCTTGCAGCCCTCGAAGCCGGCTGA
- the minC gene encoding septum site-determining protein MinC, translating to MHALDAQSPVPAPAQRHPVLTLPSQRTLHWREVLPAALSGLPPGPVDLVCADWALSGRELLELLGELEAAGHPIRCLEAQSIDTVVSGHALGLPTRWIEPPDQAPSDQPDQDQPHDMAQPDDSLRLHRGTLRSGDHLTAQGHLLVLGDVNPGARVSAGGDVLVWGRLRGSAHAGVHGHEGARIVALQLRPLQLRIADTVARGPEDRPQPGLAEQARLEAGEIVIEAADAQMPRPPLG from the coding sequence ATGCACGCGCTCGATGCCCAATCACCGGTTCCCGCTCCCGCCCAGCGCCACCCGGTGCTGACGCTGCCCAGTCAGCGCACGCTCCACTGGCGCGAGGTCCTGCCTGCCGCCCTCTCAGGGCTTCCGCCTGGGCCGGTGGATCTGGTCTGCGCCGACTGGGCCTTGAGCGGACGTGAGCTCCTGGAACTGCTGGGCGAACTCGAAGCAGCGGGTCACCCGATCCGTTGCCTGGAGGCTCAGAGCATCGACACGGTGGTGAGCGGCCACGCCCTCGGCCTTCCCACACGCTGGATCGAGCCACCGGATCAAGCGCCCTCAGACCAGCCAGATCAAGACCAGCCCCATGACATGGCCCAGCCCGATGACAGCCTCCGCCTCCATCGCGGCACCCTGCGGTCCGGTGATCACCTCACCGCCCAGGGGCACCTGCTGGTGCTGGGGGATGTCAATCCAGGCGCCAGGGTGAGCGCCGGCGGCGACGTGCTCGTGTGGGGACGCCTGCGTGGCAGTGCTCACGCGGGCGTTCACGGCCATGAAGGGGCACGGATCGTGGCCTTACAACTCAGACCGTTGCAGCTGCGCATCGCCGACACCGTGGCGCGCGGTCCTGAGGACCGCCCCCAGCCCGGACTGGCCGAACAGGCCCGACTCGAAGCGGGAGAAATTGTGATTGAAGCGGCAGATGCTCAGATGCCCAGACCACCTCTAGGCTGA
- the minE gene encoding cell division topological specificity factor MinE, translated as MTLRDILDKLLGRQPASATTARERLQLVLAHDRTDLSPELLEQMRREILEVVAKYVEIDLDHGDVSLETEDRVTALVANLPIRRPLAVTERSSDRSGESFD; from the coding sequence ATGACCCTGCGCGACATCCTCGACAAGCTGCTCGGCCGCCAACCGGCCAGCGCCACCACCGCCAGGGAGCGTCTGCAGCTGGTGCTGGCCCATGACCGCACGGATCTCAGTCCTGAACTGCTCGAGCAGATGCGTCGGGAGATTCTGGAGGTGGTGGCCAAGTATGTGGAGATCGACCTGGACCACGGCGATGTGAGCCTGGAAACCGAAGACCGGGTGACCGCCCTGGTCGCCAATCTGCCCATCCGCCGACCACTGGCAGTGACCGAACGGAGCAGCGACAGGAGCGGGGAATCCTTCGATTAG
- the prmC gene encoding peptide chain release factor N(5)-glutamine methyltransferase — protein MTLVELSGNELLAWRRAQLATGGRAVDLDWLLDLAGGLRWADLQALHLDPAARRVRLACELSELASLWQRHRLQHEPLQHLVGRCPWRDLELTVSAAALIPRQETESLVDLALERWRAAQPGASPQPLLRWADLGTGSGALAVALARAFPQASGHAVDCSEAALALARLNLERHGVSARCTLHSGDWWQPLRPWWGLLQLVLSNPPYIPSAVVDQLDPVVREHEPRLALDGGADGLAATRLIVAGAPEALAPGGWLLIEHHHDQSAAVLDLCAAAGLDHLKAETDWQGVRRFVCARQPC, from the coding sequence ATGACCTTAGTGGAGCTGAGCGGGAACGAGCTTCTGGCCTGGCGCCGGGCCCAGCTGGCCACAGGCGGGCGTGCTGTGGATCTTGATTGGTTGCTCGATCTGGCCGGTGGCTTGCGTTGGGCCGATCTGCAGGCCTTGCATCTCGATCCGGCGGCCCGTCGGGTGCGGCTCGCCTGCGAGCTCTCCGAGCTCGCTTCGCTCTGGCAGCGTCATCGCCTGCAGCATGAACCGCTCCAGCACCTGGTGGGTCGCTGCCCTTGGCGCGATCTTGAGCTCACGGTATCGGCCGCTGCGCTGATCCCCAGGCAGGAGACGGAATCTCTGGTGGATCTGGCCCTGGAGCGCTGGCGGGCGGCGCAACCCGGTGCCTCCCCTCAGCCGTTGCTGCGCTGGGCGGATCTGGGAACGGGCTCTGGCGCCCTGGCCGTCGCCCTGGCCCGTGCCTTTCCCCAGGCCAGTGGGCATGCCGTCGACTGCAGCGAAGCGGCCCTGGCGCTGGCGCGCCTGAATCTTGAACGGCATGGGGTTTCAGCACGCTGCACCCTTCACAGCGGTGATTGGTGGCAGCCCCTGAGGCCCTGGTGGGGGCTGTTGCAGCTGGTGCTCAGCAATCCCCCTTACATTCCCAGTGCGGTGGTCGATCAGCTCGACCCTGTGGTGCGTGAGCATGAGCCTCGGCTCGCTCTGGATGGCGGCGCGGATGGCCTGGCGGCGACGCGCCTGATCGTTGCGGGGGCTCCCGAGGCCCTGGCGCCGGGCGGTTGGCTCCTGATCGAGCATCACCACGATCAGAGCGCGGCGGTGCTGGACCTCTGCGCTGCCGCCGGCCTGGACCACCTGAAGGCTGAAACAGATTGGCAGGGTGTGCGCCGCTTCGTGTGTGCGCGTCAGCCATGCTGA
- a CDS encoding phosphatidylserine/phosphatidylglycerophosphate/cardiolipin synthase family protein, producing MTMLEGLACDVRHPHQRLIVMPNDGAEAVLGLIALAQRELLLKQFKLESPEVLQALDDAHARGVRVCVMLNPHTSGGTRWNDPAFERLKAAGVDVAWTSDRFPVTHEKSMVIDRKEVLISTFNLSNKYFTQTRDYGIVSFATEVVEQVIAGFEADWEDRDFEPDLTVGLFWSNEYSRTQIARLIDEARHTLDIQHPKFVDAVILERIIQARKRGVKVRVLCGGKHGISDWDIYDTFASLRIMENAGVKIRRQKHLKLHAKLIIVDGRYAQTGSMNLDRSAFDVRRELGVGSDAEDVLMRLKRIFEADWDQAHAYEAPDPLDPAAHDDGELIPDPEFVHE from the coding sequence ATGACGATGCTCGAAGGCCTGGCTTGTGATGTCAGGCACCCTCATCAACGGCTGATTGTGATGCCGAATGATGGGGCGGAAGCGGTTCTCGGTTTGATTGCTCTGGCGCAGCGTGAGTTGCTGCTCAAGCAGTTCAAGCTGGAGTCTCCTGAGGTTCTGCAGGCGCTGGATGATGCCCATGCTCGCGGTGTTCGCGTGTGCGTGATGTTGAATCCCCATACCTCAGGGGGAACGCGTTGGAATGATCCTGCCTTTGAGCGGCTGAAGGCGGCTGGTGTCGATGTGGCCTGGACCAGCGATCGATTCCCGGTGACCCATGAAAAATCAATGGTGATCGATCGCAAGGAGGTTTTGATCTCGACCTTCAATTTGTCCAATAAGTATTTCACGCAGACGCGTGATTATGGGATTGTCAGTTTTGCTACTGAGGTTGTAGAGCAGGTGATCGCCGGATTTGAGGCTGATTGGGAAGATCGTGATTTCGAGCCAGACTTAACCGTTGGTTTGTTTTGGAGTAACGAATACAGTCGCACGCAAATTGCGCGGTTGATTGACGAAGCTCGTCACACCCTTGATATTCAACATCCAAAATTTGTTGACGCTGTTATCCTCGAGCGAATTATTCAGGCGCGTAAGCGTGGGGTGAAGGTGCGGGTGTTGTGTGGAGGTAAGCATGGAATCAGTGACTGGGATATCTATGACACCTTCGCCTCGCTACGGATTATGGAAAATGCAGGCGTGAAGATTCGCCGGCAGAAGCATCTCAAGTTGCACGCCAAACTCATCATCGTTGATGGCCGCTATGCCCAGACCGGTTCCATGAATCTGGATCGCAGTGCATTTGATGTACGGCGCGAGTTGGGTGTTGGCAGTGATGCTGAGGATGTGTTGATGCGCCTGAAGCGTATTTTTGAGGCTGACTGGGATCAGGCGCATGCCTATGAGGCGCCCGATCCTCTCGATCCGGCCGCTCATGATGATGGCGAATTGATTCCTGACCCCGAGTTTGTTCATGAGTGA
- a CDS encoding chromate transporter, which produces MIMTLEGSFHWLACAPRPDAPIAELLRMAWQFLSLSLFSLGGGNTLLAAYHHLSVERFCWLTNNQFADIYALAEAAPGPSSMIAGLIGMSSALGEGLPWELVSAYTAETALLLPSTLVMIVACLGWKRFSHSPWRVAFERGMGPVTLGILFSVGLKILRTADNNIGGVLVSAIVCVLMLRTRISPLWFMAVAGVLGAWGLNQR; this is translated from the coding sequence ATGATCATGACCCTGGAGGGGAGCTTCCATTGGTTGGCCTGCGCGCCGAGGCCGGATGCCCCGATCGCTGAGCTGCTGCGCATGGCCTGGCAATTTCTTTCCCTATCTCTCTTTTCCCTCGGTGGCGGCAACACGCTGCTGGCCGCGTATCACCACCTCAGTGTGGAGCGATTCTGTTGGCTCACCAACAACCAATTTGCCGACATTTATGCGCTTGCCGAGGCGGCGCCAGGCCCCAGTTCCATGATCGCCGGCTTGATCGGCATGAGTTCCGCCCTTGGCGAGGGTCTGCCCTGGGAGCTTGTGTCGGCCTACACGGCTGAAACAGCCCTGCTCTTGCCCTCCACCCTGGTGATGATCGTGGCCTGTCTGGGCTGGAAACGGTTTTCGCATTCACCCTGGAGGGTGGCCTTTGAGCGTGGGATGGGCCCGGTCACCCTCGGAATTCTCTTTTCCGTTGGCCTCAAAATTCTCCGCACGGCAGACAACAACATTGGCGGTGTTCTGGTGTCGGCGATTGTGTGTGTGCTCATGTTGCGCACGCGTATTTCGCCCCTTTGGTTCATGGCTGTCGCCGGGGTGCTGGGGGCGTGGGGCCTGAATCAACGCTGA
- the petD gene encoding cytochrome b6-f complex subunit IV, whose translation MHILKKPDLTDPKLRAKLAKGMGHNYYGEPAWPNDLLYIFPVVILGTIACIVGLAVLDPAMLGDKADPFATPLEILPEWYLYPVFQILRVVPNKLLGIALQTLVPLGLMLVPFIESFNKFQNPFRRPVAMAVFLFGTVTTIYLGIGAALPIDKSLTLGLF comes from the coding sequence ATGCACATCCTCAAGAAGCCGGATCTTACTGATCCCAAGCTGCGGGCCAAGTTGGCCAAGGGCATGGGCCACAACTATTACGGAGAACCTGCCTGGCCTAACGATCTGCTATACATCTTCCCTGTCGTCATCCTGGGAACGATCGCCTGCATCGTCGGTCTGGCCGTTCTCGATCCCGCCATGCTCGGCGACAAGGCTGATCCTTTCGCCACCCCTCTGGAAATTCTTCCCGAGTGGTATCTCTACCCGGTTTTCCAGATTCTGAGGGTTGTTCCGAACAAGCTGCTCGGCATCGCGCTCCAGACCCTGGTTCCTCTGGGCTTGATGTTGGTGCCTTTCATTGAGAGCTTCAACAAGTTCCAGAACCCGTTCCGTCGTCCGGTTGCCATGGCGGTCTTCCTCTTCGGAACGGTCACCACGATCTATCTCGGCATTGGTGCAGCCCTGCCGATCGACAAATCCCTCACCCTCGGTCTGTTCTGA
- a CDS encoding chromate transporter, producing MSDPSGLLPDSQARPTLRQLFIGMMQVALSSFGGGLSAWSQRIVVEQRQWMTNEAFITGLTVARLFPGPNQVNMAVYIGTAFRGLPGAVAALAGLLLVPFTLLTTVGLLYFRFHTIPAVDRVLAGVVAAAAGMALSMGFKILHEYWRDRMALLLALVTFVALSGFRFHLIPVVLVLGPLAMAWYWPRHQQQGDPAP from the coding sequence ATGAGTGATCCATCCGGGCTTTTGCCTGACTCTCAAGCGAGGCCCACGCTCCGTCAGCTCTTCATCGGCATGATGCAGGTGGCCTTGTCGTCTTTCGGAGGCGGCTTGTCGGCCTGGAGTCAGCGCATCGTGGTGGAGCAGCGCCAGTGGATGACCAACGAGGCGTTCATCACAGGTCTCACGGTTGCGCGTCTGTTTCCTGGTCCTAATCAGGTCAATATGGCGGTGTATATCGGCACAGCCTTCCGGGGGTTACCCGGTGCCGTGGCTGCCTTGGCGGGGCTGTTGTTGGTGCCCTTTACGCTGTTGACAACAGTCGGTTTGCTTTACTTTCGGTTTCACACCATCCCCGCTGTCGACAGGGTGCTGGCTGGTGTGGTGGCAGCCGCTGCTGGGATGGCTCTCTCCATGGGTTTCAAGATCCTCCATGAGTATTGGCGCGACCGGATGGCTTTGCTGCTGGCGCTGGTCACCTTCGTGGCGTTGTCAGGATTCCGCTTTCATCTCATTCCTGTGGTTCTCGTTCTTGGACCTTTGGCCATGGCCTGGTATTGGCCGCGACACCAACAGCAGGGAGATCCGGCTCCATGA
- a CDS encoding HD domain-containing protein: protein MGSRTFHDPLHRSIRLDGDQPAEAMVLALVDSRPFQRLRRIRQLGPAFLTFHGAESSRFTHSLGVFHLARQALERLIRRDPSLEAQRAVLYASALLHDLGHGPLSHTGEEMFGLRHETWSARLVRDHPEMRNILDGVGHGTAEAVADLLLHGRAERPVIKALVSSQLDCDRLDYLLRDSYSTGTRYGQLDLERILSALTLAPDGALAIHPKGLMAVEHYLVVRNLMYRSVYNHRLNVVCNWLLEQLIRTARQLGPERVWSDSTMARWLWDPQALDLDSFEANDDLRTGYHLLRWSEEAPPPLAELCQRFLHRRLLKAMPVNQLAAGAQLELLALARQLAEQEGLDPALTCGLRHQQLRGYHPYQGGLRLWDGHHLQALEQCSALVNSLSTPEETAWLIHPGSISQALNKAMLSVDSGPTPPAPRRQP, encoded by the coding sequence ATGGGCAGCCGAACCTTCCATGACCCACTCCATCGCAGCATTCGCCTCGATGGCGACCAGCCGGCCGAGGCCATGGTGCTGGCCCTGGTGGACAGCCGCCCGTTTCAACGCCTGCGGCGCATCCGTCAGCTCGGGCCGGCCTTCCTCACCTTCCATGGCGCCGAATCCAGCCGCTTCACCCATTCGCTTGGGGTCTTTCACCTCGCCCGCCAGGCCCTTGAGCGGCTGATCCGACGTGATCCAAGCCTGGAGGCGCAACGCGCGGTGCTCTATGCCTCGGCCCTCCTGCACGATCTCGGCCATGGCCCCCTCAGCCACACCGGGGAGGAGATGTTTGGCCTGCGCCATGAGACCTGGTCGGCGCGACTGGTGCGCGACCACCCGGAGATGCGCAACATCCTCGATGGAGTGGGGCACGGAACCGCTGAAGCGGTGGCCGATCTCCTGCTCCATGGCCGGGCCGAACGACCGGTGATCAAGGCGCTGGTGAGCAGCCAACTCGACTGCGATCGCCTCGATTACCTTCTCCGCGACAGCTACAGCACCGGCACCCGCTACGGCCAACTCGATCTGGAACGGATCCTCTCCGCCCTCACCCTGGCGCCCGATGGTGCGCTGGCGATCCACCCCAAAGGCCTAATGGCCGTGGAGCACTACCTGGTGGTGCGCAATCTGATGTATCGCAGCGTGTACAACCACCGCCTGAACGTGGTGTGCAACTGGCTGCTAGAGCAACTGATCCGCACCGCGCGCCAGCTCGGGCCGGAACGGGTATGGAGCGACAGCACCATGGCCCGCTGGCTCTGGGATCCCCAGGCGTTGGATCTCGACAGCTTCGAAGCCAACGACGACCTGCGCACCGGGTATCACCTGCTGCGCTGGAGCGAGGAGGCTCCGCCACCCCTGGCGGAGCTCTGCCAGCGATTTCTGCATCGCCGGCTGCTCAAGGCGATGCCGGTGAATCAGCTCGCCGCCGGAGCGCAGTTGGAATTGCTCGCCCTGGCGCGACAACTGGCGGAGCAGGAGGGCCTGGATCCGGCGCTGACCTGCGGACTGCGCCATCAGCAGCTGCGTGGTTACCACCCTTACCAGGGCGGGCTGCGTCTCTGGGACGGCCATCACCTCCAAGCACTGGAGCAGTGTTCAGCTCTGGTGAACAGCCTCTCCACCCCCGAGGAAACGGCCTGGTTGATCCATCCCGGCAGCATCAGCCAAGCGCTGAACAAGGCGATGCTCAGCGTTGATTCAGGCCCCACGCCCCCAGCACCCCGGCGACAGCCATGA
- the minD gene encoding septum site-determining protein MinD — protein sequence MASISRTILICSGKGGVGKTTLTANLGIALARQGQKTVVLDADFGLRNLDLLLGLENRIVYTAQEVLAKSCRLDQALVKHKQEPNLALLPAGNPRMLEWLKPEDMQSIVGMLAKQFDTVLIDCPAGIEDGFKNAAAAAREAIVITTPEVSAVRDADRVIGLLNTQGLSPVQLVLNRVRPKMMANQEMLAVDDVTDILALPLLGLVLEDEQVIVSTNRGEPLTLSASQSPAARAYSNIARRLQGEDVPLIDPAKEGRGLRAKVRRLMQKKIF from the coding sequence GTGGCGTCTATCTCGCGAACGATCCTGATCTGCTCCGGCAAAGGAGGTGTGGGTAAAACCACGCTCACCGCCAACCTCGGCATCGCCCTGGCACGCCAGGGTCAGAAGACCGTGGTGCTCGATGCCGATTTCGGCCTCCGCAACCTCGATCTGCTTCTCGGCCTGGAAAACCGGATCGTGTACACAGCCCAGGAGGTGCTCGCCAAAAGCTGCCGGCTCGACCAGGCGCTGGTGAAGCACAAGCAGGAACCGAACCTGGCCCTCCTGCCGGCGGGGAATCCGCGCATGCTCGAGTGGCTCAAGCCCGAAGACATGCAATCGATCGTGGGCATGCTGGCGAAGCAGTTCGACACCGTGCTGATCGACTGCCCTGCCGGGATCGAAGACGGGTTCAAGAATGCGGCCGCCGCCGCCCGGGAAGCGATCGTGATCACCACACCGGAGGTCTCGGCCGTCCGTGACGCTGATCGGGTGATCGGCCTGCTCAACACCCAGGGGCTCAGCCCCGTGCAGCTGGTGCTCAACCGAGTTCGGCCAAAAATGATGGCCAATCAGGAGATGCTCGCGGTCGATGACGTCACCGATATCCTCGCCCTGCCCCTGCTCGGCCTGGTGCTGGAAGACGAGCAGGTGATCGTGAGCACCAATCGCGGCGAGCCGCTCACCCTCAGTGCGAGCCAGTCTCCGGCCGCTCGCGCTTACAGCAACATCGCCCGCCGACTCCAGGGTGAGGATGTCCCCCTGATCGACCCCGCCAAGGAAGGCCGCGGCCTGCGGGCCAAGGTCCGGCGCCTGATGCAAAAGAAGATCTTCTGA